The following are encoded in a window of Rhodomicrobium lacus genomic DNA:
- a CDS encoding aspartate aminotransferase family protein: protein MNQNSSAAAPLSNELDMSAYWMPFTANRQFKASPRVLVEAQGMHYTAIDGHKVLDGVAGLWCVNAGHARPQIAEAVERQLLKMDYATAFQIGHPGAFELAARLARIAPKGLDRVFFANSGSEAVESALKIALAYHHARGQGQRTRFVGREKGYHGANFGGMSVGGLVNNRRAFGALLPYVDYLPHTLDIKRNAFTKGQPEHGAELAEALEGIIALHGADTIAGVIVEPMSGSAGAILPPKGYLERLRAICDRHGLLLIFDEVITGFGRMGAAFASQAFGVVPDIFTVAKGITNGAIPMGAAIAKRQIHDAIMQGPEHVIELFHGYTYSGHPVACAAGLATLDIYEGEGLFERAATLAPAWEEAVHSLRGEPHVVDIRNQGLVAGIELAPRADGAGKRAFEVYQDCFANGVLVRQGGEIIALSPPLIVTESQIGEIVHALRNALRRVA from the coding sequence ATGAACCAGAATTCGAGCGCTGCCGCCCCGTTGTCCAACGAACTCGACATGTCGGCCTACTGGATGCCGTTCACGGCGAACCGCCAGTTCAAGGCCAGCCCCCGCGTGCTCGTCGAGGCGCAAGGTATGCATTATACCGCGATCGATGGCCATAAGGTTCTCGATGGCGTGGCGGGGCTCTGGTGTGTGAACGCGGGCCACGCGCGGCCGCAAATCGCGGAAGCCGTGGAGCGTCAGCTTCTGAAGATGGACTATGCGACCGCGTTCCAGATCGGGCATCCGGGCGCATTTGAACTGGCGGCGCGGCTCGCGCGCATCGCGCCGAAGGGCCTCGACCGGGTCTTCTTCGCGAATTCCGGTTCCGAGGCGGTCGAATCGGCTCTCAAGATCGCGCTCGCCTACCATCATGCGCGAGGGCAGGGCCAGCGCACGCGATTCGTCGGTCGCGAAAAGGGCTATCACGGGGCTAATTTCGGCGGCATGTCGGTCGGCGGCCTCGTTAACAACCGCCGCGCCTTCGGAGCGCTCCTTCCCTATGTCGACTATCTGCCGCACACGCTCGACATCAAGCGCAACGCCTTTACAAAGGGCCAGCCGGAGCACGGCGCGGAACTTGCCGAGGCGCTCGAAGGCATCATCGCCCTGCATGGCGCCGACACCATCGCGGGCGTGATCGTGGAGCCCATGTCCGGCTCGGCAGGCGCGATCCTGCCGCCGAAGGGCTATCTCGAACGGCTCCGGGCGATTTGCGACCGACACGGGCTGCTCCTCATCTTCGACGAGGTCATCACGGGCTTCGGGCGCATGGGCGCCGCCTTCGCTTCGCAGGCGTTCGGCGTCGTGCCCGACATTTTCACCGTGGCGAAAGGCATCACCAACGGCGCGATCCCCATGGGCGCCGCCATCGCGAAGCGCCAGATTCACGACGCCATCATGCAGGGGCCGGAACACGTCATCGAGCTGTTCCACGGCTACACCTATTCCGGCCACCCCGTGGCCTGCGCGGCGGGGCTCGCAACGCTCGACATCTACGAAGGCGAAGGGCTTTTCGAGCGCGCTGCCACACTCGCGCCGGCCTGGGAAGAGGCCGTGCATTCGCTCAGGGGCGAGCCCCACGTCGTCGACATCCGCAATCAGGGACTCGTTGCGGGCATCGAGCTTGCGCCGCGCGCCGACGGGGCGGGCAAGCGCGCCTTCGAGGTCTATCAGGACTGTTTCGCGAACGGTGTGCTCGTGCGACAGGGCGGTGAAATCATCGCGCTCTCGCCCCCGCTGATCGTGACCGAGAGCCAGATCGGCGAGATCGTGCATGCGCTGCGCAACGCGCTCCGACGCGTCGCCTAG
- a CDS encoding SDR family oxidoreductase — translation MSKSARVAVITGAGNGIGAGVARELAAQGYVCVCADRDKARAAEVAGQVAGCAVACDVSSEADVSRLVSEAATRFGGIDAIVSNAGIMQRTPLAETSLEDWNRVLATNLTAAFLLAKHGEAHLRSAKGGMVLIASTRAHMSEPDTFAYSASKGGLVALTHSLAVTLGPDVRVNCISPGWINVDESAVLSAEDHAQHPAGRVGVPADIAAAVAFLLSRESGFMTGSELIVDGGMTRKMIYRE, via the coding sequence ATGTCGAAAAGTGCAAGGGTCGCGGTGATTACCGGTGCGGGCAACGGCATCGGTGCGGGCGTGGCGCGCGAACTTGCGGCACAAGGCTACGTCTGCGTCTGCGCCGATAGAGACAAGGCGCGCGCAGCCGAGGTCGCCGGGCAGGTCGCGGGCTGCGCCGTCGCCTGCGACGTATCAAGCGAGGCGGATGTAAGCCGGCTCGTTTCGGAGGCCGCCACGCGCTTCGGCGGCATCGACGCCATCGTGTCGAACGCGGGGATCATGCAGCGAACCCCGCTCGCCGAAACCTCGCTCGAAGACTGGAACCGCGTCCTCGCCACGAATCTCACGGCGGCATTCTTGCTCGCGAAGCATGGGGAAGCGCATCTGCGGTCCGCGAAAGGCGGCATGGTGCTGATCGCGTCGACGCGCGCGCATATGTCGGAGCCAGACACCTTCGCCTACTCCGCCAGCAAGGGCGGCCTCGTCGCGCTGACGCATTCGCTGGCGGTCACGCTCGGGCCGGACGTGCGCGTGAATTGTATTTCGCCGGGATGGATCAACGTCGACGAAAGCGCGGTGCTTTCGGCGGAAGATCACGCGCAACATCCCGCCGGGCGCGTCGGCGTGCCAGCCGATATCGCGGCTGCGGTGGCATTTCTACTTTCACGCGAGTCCGGCTTCATGACAGGCTCGGAGCTTATCGTCGACGGCGGGATGACCCGGAAGATGATCTATCGGGAGTAG
- the pxpA gene encoding 5-oxoprolinase subunit PxpA, translating into MHIDLNADMGEGFGAYRIGHDEELVGIVTSANVACGFHGGDPTIMHGLAVQAAARGMALGAHPGFNDLWGFGRRAIPMAARELEYMVAYQIGALQALAAYAAAPLRHVKPHGALYTIAAEDAACAGAIAGAVRTVDERLILVGPPGSELERAANLAGLAFAREGFCDRLYREDGSLVPRDEPGAVIANADAAALQALRLATEGVAYTAGGGKVKLEVDTLCIHGDEPAAVAVAKAVRRALEQVGVELRPLSPSVASAV; encoded by the coding sequence ATGCACATCGATCTCAATGCGGATATGGGCGAAGGTTTTGGCGCCTATCGCATCGGGCATGACGAGGAGCTTGTCGGCATCGTCACGTCCGCGAACGTCGCTTGCGGCTTCCACGGCGGCGATCCCACCATCATGCATGGCCTCGCGGTTCAGGCGGCGGCGCGCGGCATGGCGCTCGGCGCGCACCCCGGCTTCAACGACCTGTGGGGTTTCGGCCGTCGCGCGATCCCGATGGCCGCGCGCGAACTCGAATATATGGTGGCGTATCAGATCGGCGCTCTTCAGGCGCTCGCGGCCTATGCTGCGGCACCGCTACGCCATGTGAAACCGCATGGTGCGCTTTACACCATCGCCGCGGAGGACGCGGCCTGTGCGGGCGCGATCGCGGGAGCCGTGCGCACCGTAGACGAGCGGCTGATCCTTGTTGGGCCGCCTGGGTCCGAGCTTGAAAGGGCTGCCAATCTCGCGGGCCTTGCTTTCGCGCGCGAAGGCTTCTGCGACAGGCTCTATCGCGAGGACGGCTCGCTCGTGCCGCGCGACGAACCGGGCGCGGTCATCGCGAACGCCGACGCCGCCGCGTTGCAGGCGCTCCGGCTCGCGACGGAAGGCGTGGCCTACACGGCGGGCGGCGGCAAGGTGAAGCTCGAAGTCGATACGCTGTGCATCCATGGCGACGAGCCCGCCGCGGTCGCCGTCGCGAAAGCGGTTCGCCGCGCGCTCGAACAGGTGGGCGTGGAATTGCGCCCTCTCTCGCCATCCGTCGCGTCGGCTGTGTGA
- the tsaE gene encoding tRNA (adenosine(37)-N6)-threonylcarbamoyltransferase complex ATPase subunit type 1 TsaE, whose translation MWEIDSPEALKALASRLSAFVSERDIITLSGDLGAGKTTFAQGLLAALGVTEAATSPTYQIVHAYETPRRTVYHCDLYRLSPGDEEEIGFAEMCQTAAVLVEWPDIVAGALPDDRLDVRIEGDGTTRRVTLTGLGAWERKLARFRQIEAFLARCGWAGARCLGLRGDASARQFLRLARAGETVMLMDWPPKSDGPPIRGGRPYCAIAHLAREGTPFIAVSNWLRDRAGLSAPAVTASDTDAGLYLIEDLGDAVFGDLITEGEALEPLYALAADGLWAIHASGVPRSLPLPCGGFYEVPAFDREAMDVELDLLLQWYFRLEPTGADPAETARSFVAAWAPHLDWLENQPKTVALRDYHSPNLLICRERDGLKRLGVIDFQDAVWAHPAYDLVSLLQDARLDVPEAVERTLYARYCESASAADPAFDADAFARAYAILGAERNTKILGIFVRLSMRDGKHGYLRHLPRIRRYLWQNLAHPALGDLKAWYEAHLNTA comes from the coding sequence GTGTGGGAAATCGATAGCCCGGAAGCATTGAAGGCGCTGGCAAGCCGTCTCTCGGCCTTCGTCTCGGAGCGCGATATCATCACGCTGTCCGGCGATCTCGGCGCAGGCAAGACCACCTTTGCGCAGGGGCTGCTTGCGGCACTCGGCGTGACCGAGGCGGCGACGAGCCCCACTTATCAGATCGTCCACGCCTACGAAACGCCGCGCCGCACCGTCTATCATTGCGACCTGTATCGGCTCAGTCCGGGCGACGAAGAAGAAATCGGCTTTGCGGAGATGTGCCAGACGGCAGCGGTGCTCGTCGAATGGCCCGACATTGTGGCCGGCGCGCTGCCAGATGATCGGCTCGACGTTCGCATAGAGGGCGATGGCACGACACGCCGCGTCACGCTCACGGGCCTCGGCGCGTGGGAAAGGAAGCTTGCGCGCTTCCGCCAGATCGAAGCGTTTCTTGCTCGGTGCGGCTGGGCGGGTGCGCGCTGCCTCGGTTTGCGCGGCGACGCCTCGGCGCGGCAATTCTTGCGTCTCGCCCGGGCGGGAGAGACGGTGATGCTCATGGATTGGCCACCGAAAAGTGACGGGCCGCCGATCCGTGGCGGCCGCCCTTATTGCGCCATCGCCCATCTCGCGCGTGAGGGCACCCCGTTCATTGCGGTTTCGAATTGGTTGCGGGATCGCGCCGGGTTATCCGCGCCCGCCGTTACGGCTTCGGACACCGACGCCGGACTTTATCTGATCGAGGATCTCGGCGATGCGGTGTTCGGCGATCTGATCACCGAGGGTGAAGCGCTGGAACCCCTTTATGCGCTGGCGGCGGACGGCCTGTGGGCGATCCACGCATCCGGCGTGCCGCGCTCGCTTCCCTTGCCGTGCGGCGGCTTCTATGAGGTTCCCGCCTTCGACCGCGAGGCGATGGACGTCGAACTCGACCTTCTGCTGCAATGGTATTTCCGGCTTGAGCCAACGGGCGCCGACCCGGCCGAGACAGCCCGCTCTTTCGTTGCTGCATGGGCGCCGCATCTCGATTGGCTCGAAAATCAGCCGAAGACCGTCGCGCTGCGCGATTACCACTCGCCGAACCTGCTGATCTGTCGCGAGCGCGACGGGCTCAAGCGGCTCGGTGTCATCGATTTCCAGGACGCCGTGTGGGCGCATCCAGCCTACGATCTCGTTTCGTTGTTGCAGGACGCGCGGCTGGACGTGCCGGAAGCCGTCGAACGCACGCTTTATGCGCGCTATTGCGAGAGTGCCTCCGCTGCCGATCCGGCTTTCGATGCCGACGCATTCGCCCGCGCCTACGCCATCCTCGGCGCCGAGCGCAACACGAAGATCCTCGGCATCTTCGTTCGCCTGTCGATGCGCGACGGCAAGCACGGTTATCTCCGCCATCTGCCGCGCATCCGCCGTTATCTCTGGCAGAACCTCGCGCATCCGGCCCTCGGCGACCTCAAGGCGTGGTACGAGGCGCATCTCAACACGGCTTGA
- a CDS encoding DUF2188 domain-containing protein, whose translation MTKVHYEIVEHDGGWAYKAEGVFSEPFPTKQAALAAAELAAGEQRISGTSQDIEFEDASGRWHLEFEPGTDRPETDVTAE comes from the coding sequence ATGACAAAAGTCCATTACGAGATTGTGGAGCACGACGGCGGCTGGGCCTACAAGGCAGAAGGCGTCTTTTCCGAGCCATTTCCAACGAAACAGGCCGCCTTGGCCGCGGCCGAGCTGGCGGCAGGCGAACAGCGCATTTCAGGCACGTCGCAGGATATCGAGTTCGAGGATGCGTCAGGCCGATGGCATCTCGAATTCGAGCCGGGCACAGACCGCCCCGAAACCGACGTCACCGCAGAATGA
- the rocD gene encoding ornithine--oxo-acid transaminase → MTFDTAFAPARSFSSAHDFIATENEFGATNYKPLDVVLSRGEGVWVWDVDGNRYLDCLAGYSAVNQGHCHPKIREALVEQAGKLTLTSRAFRNDQLAPFFEELCKLTRSHRVLPMNTGAEAVETAIKIVRKWGYTVKGVPQDKAEIIVFDKNFHGRTTTVVSFSTDPTAREGFGPFTPGFKIIPFGDIAALENAVTPNTVAVLMEPIQGEAGVIIPPPGYVKAARELCTREKIVFILDEIQTGLGRTGKLLAEEHEGVESDMTLLGKGLSGGFYPVSAVLSTSRIMGVLKPGEHGSTFGGNPLACAVARAALKVVTDEGMVENSAAMGAYFREGLKAINSHVVKEVRGRGLMMAIELHPDAGGARRYCAALKHRGILCKDTKEHTIRVSPPLIIKREEVDQALVKFAAVLA, encoded by the coding sequence ATGACGTTTGACACCGCATTCGCTCCGGCGCGCAGCTTCTCCTCGGCCCATGATTTCATCGCGACCGAAAACGAATTCGGCGCGACCAACTACAAGCCGCTCGACGTCGTGCTGAGCCGGGGCGAAGGCGTCTGGGTCTGGGATGTCGATGGCAACCGATATCTCGATTGTCTCGCCGGTTATTCCGCAGTCAATCAGGGCCATTGCCATCCGAAAATCCGCGAGGCGCTGGTCGAGCAGGCGGGCAAGCTCACGCTCACGTCGCGCGCCTTCCGCAACGATCAGCTCGCACCGTTCTTCGAAGAGCTTTGCAAGCTGACGCGGTCGCATCGGGTGCTGCCGATGAACACCGGCGCGGAAGCGGTCGAGACGGCCATCAAGATCGTCCGCAAGTGGGGCTACACGGTCAAGGGCGTGCCGCAGGACAAGGCCGAGATCATCGTCTTCGACAAGAACTTCCACGGCCGCACGACGACCGTCGTCAGCTTCTCGACCGATCCGACGGCGCGCGAAGGCTTCGGCCCGTTCACGCCGGGGTTCAAGATCATTCCCTTCGGCGATATCGCGGCGCTTGAGAACGCCGTCACGCCGAACACCGTCGCCGTGCTGATGGAGCCGATTCAGGGCGAGGCCGGCGTGATCATCCCGCCGCCCGGCTACGTGAAGGCCGCGCGCGAACTTTGCACACGCGAAAAGATCGTCTTCATCCTCGACGAGATCCAGACGGGTCTCGGCCGCACGGGCAAGCTGCTCGCGGAAGAGCATGAGGGCGTCGAAAGCGACATGACGCTGCTCGGCAAGGGCCTTTCCGGCGGCTTCTATCCCGTATCGGCGGTGCTCTCCACCTCGCGGATCATGGGCGTACTGAAGCCGGGCGAGCATGGCAGCACCTTCGGCGGCAACCCGCTTGCCTGCGCGGTGGCCCGCGCGGCGCTGAAAGTCGTGACCGACGAAGGCATGGTTGAGAATTCGGCCGCGATGGGCGCCTATTTCCGCGAGGGACTGAAGGCGATCAACAGCCACGTGGTGAAAGAAGTGCGCGGACGCGGCCTGATGATGGCCATCGAATTGCACCCGGACGCCGGCGGCGCGCGCCGCTACTGCGCGGCGCTCAAGCATCGCGGCATCCTCTGCAAGGACACGAAAGAGCACACGATTCGGGTTTCGCCGCCGCTCATCATCAAGCGCGAAGAGGTTGATCAGGCGCTTGTGAAGTTCGCCGCCGTTCTGGCGTGA
- a CDS encoding dimethylarginine dimethylaminohydrolase family protein — MTDDSHFEVSYKINPWMTPEEWRRDEVRNRAEARHAAASLAEALRQAGARVLHIDGAPGLPDMVFPANAAVILDRRVMAARFRYPERQGEERHFLEAFARLKDEGTFDDVGQMPKGYWQEGAGDAIFDANRQFFWTGFGPRSSFDAADVLHDFFDVPVNPLELVSGRFYHLDTCFVPLSGGEVLYYPQAFSKASLSVIRDHVAADKRIEASDEDAARFAVNAVNIGRDIVMAEPTQRLADELRERGYAVTSLHLRPFIMSGGGAYCMTLRLDLKSDSATKRGETHDV; from the coding sequence ATGACCGACGACAGCCACTTCGAGGTGTCGTACAAGATCAATCCTTGGATGACGCCAGAGGAATGGCGTAGGGACGAGGTCAGAAATCGGGCAGAAGCGCGGCACGCTGCCGCATCTTTGGCCGAAGCGTTAAGGCAGGCGGGCGCGCGAGTTCTTCATATAGACGGCGCGCCGGGCCTGCCGGACATGGTCTTCCCGGCGAATGCCGCCGTCATCCTCGACCGCCGCGTGATGGCCGCCCGCTTCCGCTACCCCGAGCGGCAGGGTGAGGAGCGGCACTTCCTCGAAGCATTCGCGCGACTGAAAGACGAAGGCACCTTCGATGACGTCGGCCAGATGCCGAAGGGTTATTGGCAGGAAGGCGCAGGCGACGCGATTTTCGACGCAAATCGGCAGTTTTTCTGGACCGGTTTCGGTCCGCGTTCCTCTTTTGATGCGGCGGATGTGCTTCACGATTTCTTCGATGTTCCGGTCAATCCGCTCGAACTCGTCTCCGGCCGCTTTTACCATCTCGACACTTGTTTCGTGCCTTTGAGCGGCGGAGAGGTTCTATATTACCCGCAAGCGTTCTCGAAGGCTTCGCTGTCGGTCATCCGCGATCACGTGGCCGCCGACAAGCGCATCGAGGCGAGCGACGAGGACGCGGCGCGTTTCGCCGTCAACGCCGTCAATATCGGGCGCGACATCGTCATGGCGGAGCCGACACAGCGCCTCGCCGACGAGCTGCGCGAGCGCGGCTATGCCGTGACCTCGCTCCATCTGCGCCCCTTCATCATGTCCGGCGGCGGCGCTTACTGCATGACGCTCCGGCTCGATCTCAAATCCGATTCGGCAACCAAAAGAGGTGAAACCCATGACGTTTGA
- a CDS encoding Lrp/AsnC family transcriptional regulator, which yields MPLDEINRRLIALLRENARMPVATLAAILGLSRATVQNRIDRLVHDGVITGFTVTLRREAEPDAVCAIMMIQVEGERTEPIYKALRGFPEAVAIHTTNGRWDFVVELRTPDLEAFDRVLRRIRELKGISSSETSLLLSSHRR from the coding sequence ATGCCTCTCGACGAGATCAACCGACGACTGATTGCTCTGCTGCGTGAGAATGCGCGGATGCCCGTGGCGACGCTCGCGGCAATCCTCGGCCTCAGCCGCGCCACGGTTCAGAACCGAATCGACCGCCTCGTGCATGACGGAGTGATCACCGGCTTCACGGTAACGTTGCGCCGCGAAGCGGAGCCCGACGCCGTCTGCGCCATCATGATGATTCAGGTGGAGGGCGAGCGAACCGAGCCTATCTATAAGGCGCTGCGCGGCTTCCCGGAAGCGGTCGCGATTCACACGACCAACGGACGCTGGGATTTCGTTGTGGAGTTGCGGACGCCCGATCTCGAAGCCTTCGACCGCGTGCTGCGCCGCATCCGCGAGTTGAAGGGAATATCAAGCTCCGAAACGAGCCTGCTTCTGTCGAGCCACCGGCGCTAG